A window from Cryobacterium sp. PAMC25264 encodes these proteins:
- a CDS encoding cation diffusion facilitator family transporter, with the protein MGHDHASSSTRNRSRLSIVIGIVGVVLVAEVIGAWITGSLALLADAGHMFSDLAGLIIALTATVVAARPATDRQTFGYQRAEVFGAMLNGLILLVVAGFVVVGAVSRLMQGDPPEVLAMPMLVVAVIGLIANVVGILLLRPAAAGSINMRGAYLEVLGDALGSVAVIVAAVLILTTGFAQADSIASLVIAAMIVPRALGLLRDVVRVFSESTPADTDVQEIRQHLKDTPGVVAVHDVHVWAITSGSHVFSAHVVVEPELLASGRAGELLSELSECLSHHFDVEHSTFQLEPADHAADAGHTLHSHR; encoded by the coding sequence ATGGGCCACGATCACGCATCCTCGTCAACGCGCAATCGGTCGCGCCTGTCGATCGTGATCGGTATCGTCGGCGTGGTGCTCGTGGCCGAGGTCATCGGCGCCTGGATCACCGGCTCCCTGGCCCTGCTGGCCGATGCCGGCCACATGTTCTCCGACCTCGCCGGCCTCATCATCGCTCTCACGGCCACGGTCGTCGCGGCCCGCCCGGCGACCGACCGGCAGACATTCGGCTACCAGCGCGCCGAGGTGTTCGGGGCCATGCTGAACGGTCTGATCCTGCTCGTGGTGGCGGGGTTCGTCGTCGTCGGCGCGGTCAGCCGGCTGATGCAGGGCGACCCGCCCGAGGTGTTGGCGATGCCGATGCTCGTTGTAGCCGTGATCGGCCTGATCGCCAATGTGGTGGGTATCCTGCTGCTGCGTCCGGCGGCGGCCGGCTCCATCAACATGCGCGGAGCCTATCTCGAGGTGTTGGGGGATGCGTTGGGCTCGGTGGCCGTGATCGTCGCGGCCGTGCTGATTCTCACCACGGGATTCGCGCAGGCCGACTCCATCGCCTCGCTCGTGATCGCCGCAATGATCGTGCCGCGGGCCCTCGGCCTGCTGCGCGACGTGGTGCGGGTGTTCAGCGAGTCGACGCCTGCCGACACGGACGTGCAGGAGATCCGGCAGCACCTGAAGGACACCCCGGGGGTCGTAGCTGTGCACGACGTGCACGTCTGGGCCATCACGTCGGGCTCGCACGTCTTCAGCGCGCACGTGGTCGTCGAGCCGGAGTTGCTGGCGTCAGGCCGGGCGGGAGAGCTGCTGAGCGAACTGTCCGAATGCCTGTCGCATCATTTCGACGTAGAGCACTCCACGTTCCAACTCGAACCTGCCGACCACGCGGCGGATGCCGGTCACACGCTGCACTCGCACCGCTGA
- a CDS encoding beta-ketoacyl synthase has protein sequence MTDRVVITGLGALTPLGNSWTETWDGLTSGRSGVARITQFDATDLPTQIAGEVKGFDPVTRMSVKQAKRASRASQMAIAAAREAVADAGFGPSMEGIHTAVIVNSAVSGYAEIQDATEHVNAGSARRISPRFVPSSLMNMAACEIAIDLGVHGPVNASALACASGAYALLEARTMLVMGDADVVIAGGVEAAITPVMFAGLNAMHAASTHNEEPTEASRPFDANRNGLVFGEGAVVFVMELLSHAKARGARVYAEVLGGALTSDGFSIVAPDPSGQYASQAITRALDRSKLNPADIDMIVAHGTSTQANDKAETLAIRQSLRHFADKISITAPKSMTGHMIGAAGALSALIGALSIKNGIVPPTINLRTPDPECGLDYTPLTARIQPIKHALVNAFGFGGQNCIVAFGAL, from the coding sequence ATGACTGATCGCGTCGTAATCACCGGACTCGGGGCCCTCACACCGCTCGGTAATTCGTGGACCGAGACCTGGGACGGCCTCACCAGCGGCCGCAGCGGAGTGGCGCGCATCACGCAGTTCGACGCCACGGACCTGCCCACCCAGATCGCCGGCGAGGTCAAGGGGTTCGACCCCGTCACCCGCATGTCGGTCAAGCAGGCCAAGCGCGCCTCCCGCGCCTCGCAGATGGCCATCGCCGCCGCCCGCGAAGCCGTCGCCGACGCCGGCTTCGGTCCGTCGATGGAGGGTATCCACACGGCTGTCATCGTCAACAGTGCGGTCTCCGGCTACGCCGAGATCCAGGATGCGACCGAGCACGTCAACGCCGGCAGCGCCCGACGTATCTCTCCCCGCTTCGTGCCGTCGTCCCTGATGAACATGGCCGCCTGTGAGATCGCCATCGACCTGGGCGTGCACGGCCCGGTGAACGCGAGCGCCCTGGCCTGCGCCAGCGGCGCCTACGCGCTGCTCGAGGCCCGCACCATGCTCGTGATGGGCGACGCCGACGTCGTCATCGCCGGCGGTGTCGAGGCGGCCATCACCCCGGTGATGTTCGCGGGCCTCAACGCCATGCACGCGGCCTCCACCCACAACGAGGAGCCCACCGAGGCCAGCCGCCCCTTCGATGCCAACCGCAACGGTCTCGTCTTCGGCGAAGGGGCCGTGGTGTTCGTCATGGAGCTGCTCTCGCACGCCAAGGCCCGCGGCGCCCGGGTCTACGCCGAGGTGCTCGGCGGCGCCCTCACCAGCGACGGCTTCAGCATCGTGGCCCCCGACCCGTCCGGCCAGTACGCCAGCCAGGCGATCACCCGGGCTCTGGACCGAAGCAAACTCAACCCGGCCGACATCGACATGATCGTGGCCCACGGCACGTCCACCCAGGCGAACGACAAGGCCGAGACGCTCGCCATCCGCCAGTCGTTGCGGCACTTCGCCGACAAGATCTCGATCACGGCGCCCAAGTCGATGACCGGGCACATGATCGGTGCGGCTGGGGCGCTGTCCGCACTGATCGGCGCCCTGTCGATCAAGAACGGCATCGTGCCGCCCACCATCAACCTGCGCACCCCCGATCCGGAGTGCGGCCTGGACTACACGCCGCTCACCGCGCGCATCCAGCCCATCAAGCACGCCCTGGTGAACGCGTTCGGCTTCGGCGGCCAGAACTGCATCGTCGCCTTCGGCGCCCTGTAA
- a CDS encoding nicotinate phosphoribosyltransferase, with the protein MTESSALRTDRYELTMVDAAIQSGTANRECMFEAFARRLPTGRRYGIVAGTGRLLDLIRDFRFGDAELDWLRANDVVRPPTLDWLADYSFSGNIWGYREGDAYFPGSPLIQVDGTFAECVVLETLILSVLNYDSAVASAAARMVSVSLGRPLAEMGSRRTGEYSAVAAARAAYIAGFAATSNLEAGRSWGIPTMGTAAHSFTLLHDSEEDAFRAQVDAFGTSTTLLVDTYNIERGIELAVAVAGTGLGSIRIDSGDLPTVAAAARAQLDSLGAVNTRITVTSDLDEYSIAALSASPVDAFGVGTSLVTGSGAPAAGMVYKLVAHKDDTDQWVSVAKTSASKASVGGRKNALRRLDAAGIAQEEVVQVDDDGLAVASATDASARPGSATERPLLVPLMQAGVVDERYLGPSGTRLAREQNAAAMRELPVDAFRLGRGDAVIPTVFA; encoded by the coding sequence GTGACCGAGTCTTCTGCACTACGAACCGACCGCTACGAACTCACCATGGTGGATGCCGCCATCCAGAGCGGCACCGCCAACCGGGAGTGCATGTTCGAGGCCTTCGCCCGACGGCTGCCCACGGGCCGGCGCTACGGCATCGTGGCCGGCACCGGCCGGCTGCTCGATCTGATCCGGGACTTCCGCTTCGGCGACGCCGAGCTCGACTGGCTACGCGCCAATGACGTGGTGCGCCCGCCCACCCTCGACTGGCTGGCAGACTACTCCTTCAGCGGCAACATCTGGGGCTACCGCGAGGGCGACGCGTACTTCCCCGGCTCCCCGCTGATCCAGGTCGACGGCACCTTCGCCGAGTGCGTGGTGCTCGAGACGCTCATCCTCAGCGTGCTCAACTACGACAGCGCCGTCGCCAGTGCCGCAGCCCGGATGGTGTCGGTGAGCCTGGGTCGCCCGCTGGCCGAGATGGGTTCGCGTCGCACCGGCGAATACTCCGCTGTGGCCGCCGCCCGCGCCGCGTACATCGCCGGGTTCGCCGCCACCAGTAACCTCGAGGCCGGCCGCAGCTGGGGCATCCCCACCATGGGCACGGCAGCGCACTCCTTCACCCTGCTGCACGACAGTGAGGAGGATGCCTTCCGCGCCCAGGTGGACGCCTTCGGCACGTCGACCACCCTGCTGGTGGACACGTACAACATCGAGCGGGGTATCGAGCTCGCCGTGGCCGTGGCGGGCACCGGCCTCGGCTCGATCCGGATCGACTCCGGCGACCTGCCCACCGTCGCGGCCGCCGCTCGCGCGCAGCTGGACTCTCTGGGCGCCGTGAACACCCGAATCACCGTGACCAGCGACCTCGACGAGTACTCGATCGCCGCCCTATCGGCGTCCCCCGTCGACGCGTTCGGGGTGGGAACCTCGCTCGTGACCGGATCCGGCGCCCCGGCGGCCGGCATGGTCTACAAGCTGGTGGCGCACAAGGACGACACCGACCAGTGGGTGTCGGTGGCCAAGACGTCCGCGTCGAAGGCCTCGGTCGGCGGCCGCAAGAATGCCTTGCGCCGCCTGGACGCGGCCGGCATCGCCCAGGAAGAGGTGGTGCAGGTGGACGACGACGGCCTCGCTGTCGCCTCGGCGACGGATGCCTCCGCTCGGCCCGGTAGCGCTACGGAGCGGCCGCTTCTGGTACCGCTCATGCAGGCCGGCGTGGTGGACGAACGGTACCTGGGCCCGTCCGGCACCCGGCTGGCCCGCGAGCAGAACGCCGCAGCGATGCGGGAACTGCCCGTGGACGCATTCCGGCTGGGCCGCGGCGACGCAGTGATCCCGACGGTCTTCGCCTGA
- a CDS encoding DedA family protein, whose translation MLRTAALDGQLSDFLASTGVVLFYLLVWALVFAGTALFLGVFIPFITGDSLLFGSGLVAASSSNLNIVVLAVGIGIAAFLGDQVGFLLGRRYGRGYLDRRGGRRTQLAIVKTESFYLKYGWWAVVVARFMPWARVFVPVVAGVGRMNYYKFLSSNVVGALAWGVGITLTGYYAAAIPGVKSAAYVIAAFFITASIVFGLRTWLADRAQTRLEALTSTGPHNTLGG comes from the coding sequence ATGTTGCGCACGGCGGCACTTGACGGCCAGCTCAGCGATTTCCTCGCGAGCACCGGAGTTGTGTTGTTCTACCTGCTGGTTTGGGCGCTCGTGTTCGCGGGCACCGCTTTGTTCCTGGGAGTCTTCATCCCGTTCATCACGGGCGACTCCCTGCTCTTCGGGTCCGGGCTGGTCGCCGCGTCGAGTTCGAACCTCAACATTGTCGTCCTCGCGGTCGGCATCGGCATTGCCGCCTTCCTCGGCGACCAGGTGGGATTCCTGCTCGGCCGCCGCTACGGCCGGGGATACCTGGACCGGCGCGGCGGACGACGCACCCAGCTGGCCATCGTGAAGACCGAGTCGTTCTACCTCAAGTACGGCTGGTGGGCCGTGGTCGTGGCCCGGTTCATGCCCTGGGCGCGGGTGTTCGTTCCCGTCGTGGCGGGCGTCGGTCGGATGAACTACTACAAGTTCCTCTCGAGCAACGTGGTCGGAGCCCTGGCCTGGGGCGTGGGCATCACCCTGACCGGTTATTACGCCGCCGCTATCCCCGGCGTCAAGAGCGCGGCATACGTGATCGCCGCGTTCTTCATCACGGCGTCGATCGTCTTCGGTCTGCGCACCTGGCTGGCCGACCGCGCCCAGACCCGACTTGAGGCGCTGACCAGCACCGGTCCTCACAACACTTTGGGGGGTTAG
- a CDS encoding DedA family protein — protein sequence MNTALIPWLDPEILINGFGPWALLGVCAIVFAETGLLIGFLLPGDTLLVITGLFVFFDIIKIDIWWVALAIGAAAFLGGEVGYLIGHRLGPRVFERKESGLFSVKNVQRTNAFFVRFGGFAVIAARFVPIVRTFAPVAAGVGHMDYRKYSLYNFIGAMIWGAGLTFFGYFLGYIPPLADFVRAYIDLILLGAVVLTLLPTIYHYVQSMVKARREARAGVVDGEKLVLDPENFETNNDGKHEA from the coding sequence ATTAACACCGCACTCATCCCGTGGCTCGACCCGGAGATCCTTATCAACGGATTCGGGCCCTGGGCTCTGCTGGGCGTGTGCGCGATCGTCTTCGCCGAGACGGGCCTCCTGATCGGATTCCTACTGCCCGGTGACACTCTGCTGGTGATCACCGGCCTGTTCGTCTTCTTCGACATCATCAAGATCGACATCTGGTGGGTCGCCCTGGCCATCGGAGCCGCCGCCTTCCTCGGCGGCGAGGTGGGCTATCTGATCGGCCACCGCCTCGGCCCGCGGGTGTTCGAACGCAAGGAATCCGGGCTCTTCAGCGTTAAGAACGTGCAACGCACCAACGCCTTCTTCGTACGCTTCGGCGGCTTCGCAGTGATCGCCGCCCGCTTCGTGCCGATCGTGCGCACCTTCGCGCCGGTCGCAGCCGGCGTGGGACACATGGACTACCGCAAGTACAGCCTGTACAACTTCATCGGTGCCATGATCTGGGGAGCCGGACTCACCTTCTTCGGCTACTTCCTGGGCTACATCCCGCCGCTGGCGGACTTCGTACGCGCCTACATCGACCTGATCCTGCTCGGCGCCGTGGTGCTCACCCTGCTGCCCACCATCTACCACTATGTGCAGTCGATGGTGAAGGCCCGCCGCGAGGCACGCGCCGGCGTCGTCGACGGTGAGAAGCTCGTACTCGACCCTGAGAACTTCGAGACCAACAACGACGGCAAGCACGAGGCCTAG
- a CDS encoding DUF3039 domain-containing protein translates to MTHDIRASIAEPGRGPGTGGGTSTLDRELEELLGQEQIEPGDHERFSHYVPKDKILESAMTGKPVKALCGKKWLPGRDPEKFPVCPTCKSIYEKMKQD, encoded by the coding sequence ATGACACACGACATTCGAGCGAGCATCGCTGAGCCCGGCCGGGGCCCCGGAACCGGTGGCGGAACGTCCACCCTCGACCGTGAACTCGAGGAACTGCTGGGCCAGGAACAGATCGAACCGGGCGACCACGAACGTTTCTCGCACTACGTGCCCAAGGACAAGATCCTCGAGTCCGCCATGACCGGGAAGCCGGTCAAGGCGCTGTGCGGCAAGAAATGGCTGCCGGGGCGCGACCCGGAGAAGTTCCCGGTGTGCCCGACCTGCAAGTCCATCTACGAAAAGATGAAGCAGGACTGA
- the murI gene encoding glutamate racemase has translation MTDAPIGIFDSGVGGLTVARAIKDQLPNESILYIGDTAHSPYGPKKIADVREYALEVLDDLVAQDVKLLVIACNTASAAVLRDARERYSVPVIEVIQPAVRRAVGTTRNKRVGVVGTAGTVNSRAYNDAFAAATDIQLFSQACPRFVEFVESGVTTGAEVLRVAEEYLAPLKAADVDTLVLGCTHYPFLRGVISYVMGDAVTLVSSHTETANDVYRTLVGQHLERVETAPPSYRYEATGDSADDFLRLAHRLLGPEISRVDLVATGTISLSEVARLAASSTTPRLFKEKP, from the coding sequence GTGACGGATGCACCGATTGGGATTTTCGACTCCGGCGTCGGCGGGCTCACCGTCGCCCGGGCCATCAAGGACCAACTGCCCAACGAGTCCATTCTGTATATCGGTGACACGGCGCACTCGCCGTACGGGCCCAAGAAGATCGCCGACGTGCGAGAGTACGCGCTCGAGGTGCTCGACGATCTGGTTGCCCAAGATGTGAAGTTGCTGGTAATCGCCTGCAACACCGCTTCGGCCGCCGTGTTGCGGGACGCCCGGGAGCGTTACAGCGTCCCCGTGATCGAGGTGATCCAGCCCGCGGTGCGCCGGGCGGTCGGCACCACCCGGAACAAACGGGTAGGCGTGGTCGGCACTGCCGGAACCGTGAACTCACGCGCGTACAACGACGCGTTCGCCGCGGCCACCGACATCCAGCTGTTCTCGCAGGCCTGCCCGCGCTTCGTCGAGTTCGTCGAATCCGGGGTGACCACCGGAGCTGAGGTGTTGCGGGTCGCCGAGGAGTACCTCGCCCCGCTCAAGGCCGCCGACGTGGACACGCTCGTGCTCGGCTGCACCCACTACCCGTTCCTGCGCGGCGTGATCTCTTACGTGATGGGCGACGCGGTGACCCTGGTCTCCAGCCACACCGAGACCGCGAACGACGTCTACCGCACCCTGGTGGGCCAGCACCTCGAACGGGTCGAAACCGCACCGCCCAGCTACCGCTACGAAGCCACCGGCGACAGCGCCGACGACTTCTTGCGCCTCGCCCACCGCCTGCTCGGCCCGGAGATCTCCCGGGTCGACCTGGTTGCCACGGGCACCATCAGCCTCAGCGAGGTGGCCAGACTGGCCGCATCGTCCACCACCCCGCGTCTTTTCAAGGAGAAACCGTGA
- a CDS encoding heme oxygenase (biliverdin-producing), whose protein sequence is MTATHGTTPHTLDQQPSLSEYLRASSSGQHRDTETRSFITELMSGHLSLEDYTRYLGQYAWVYEALEQLVDRVSQIDHLDLFDPNLERLPAIESDLAALGVRDWRHEYPPLPATAAYIEHLQSLTNADSVRCLAHHYTRYLGDLSGGQAIASLVARHYGAEPEQLGFYRFDAINNIVQYKRAYRDRLNALSLAPADVDTLVAEVDAAFTYNGAVFDGLAN, encoded by the coding sequence ATGACCGCGACCCACGGCACCACCCCGCACACCCTGGACCAGCAGCCGAGCCTGTCCGAGTACCTTCGGGCAAGTTCCAGTGGCCAGCACCGCGACACGGAGACCCGGTCCTTCATCACCGAGTTGATGAGCGGCCACCTCTCCCTCGAGGACTACACGCGCTACCTCGGTCAGTACGCCTGGGTTTACGAGGCTCTCGAACAACTCGTCGACAGGGTGTCCCAGATCGACCATCTCGACCTCTTCGATCCCAACCTTGAGCGGCTGCCCGCCATCGAGAGCGACCTCGCTGCGCTCGGCGTAAGGGACTGGCGCCACGAGTATCCGCCCCTCCCCGCCACCGCCGCGTACATCGAACACCTGCAGTCGCTCACCAACGCCGACAGCGTGCGGTGCCTGGCGCACCATTACACGCGCTACCTCGGCGACCTCTCCGGCGGCCAGGCGATCGCCTCGCTCGTGGCCCGGCACTACGGTGCGGAGCCCGAACAGCTCGGCTTCTACAGGTTCGACGCGATCAACAACATCGTGCAGTACAAGCGTGCGTACCGGGACCGGCTCAATGCACTCTCGCTGGCACCCGCCGACGTGGACACCCTCGTCGCCGAGGTCGATGCGGCATTCACCTACAACGGTGCGGTCTTCGACGGGCTGGCGAACTAG
- the rph gene encoding ribonuclease PH, with protein MTDILRADGRTNDQLRPVTIERGWSDQAEGSALISFGRTKVLATASFTNGVPRWMAGKGKGWVTAEYSMLPRSTNSRMDRESVKGRIGGRTHEISRLIGRSLRAVVDMKALGENTIVIDCDVLQADGGTRTAAITGAYVALADALEWGREKKFIAQKAQPLTDSVAAVSVGIIAGVPMLDLAYTEDVRADTDMNVVVTGRGKFIEVQGTAEGAPFDRSELDSLLDLALGGAITLTDLQKTTLGR; from the coding sequence GTGACCGACATCCTGCGTGCCGACGGCCGTACCAACGACCAGCTGCGTCCCGTGACCATCGAACGCGGCTGGAGCGATCAGGCCGAAGGTTCGGCCCTCATTTCGTTCGGCCGCACCAAGGTGCTGGCTACGGCTTCGTTCACCAACGGCGTGCCTCGCTGGATGGCCGGCAAGGGCAAGGGGTGGGTCACCGCCGAGTATTCGATGCTGCCGCGCTCCACGAACTCCCGGATGGACCGCGAATCGGTCAAGGGCCGCATCGGCGGGCGCACCCACGAGATCAGCCGTCTGATCGGCCGCAGCCTTCGCGCCGTGGTGGACATGAAGGCTCTCGGCGAGAACACCATCGTGATCGACTGCGACGTGCTGCAGGCGGATGGCGGCACCCGCACCGCCGCCATCACCGGCGCCTACGTGGCCCTGGCCGACGCCCTCGAGTGGGGCCGGGAGAAGAAGTTCATCGCCCAGAAGGCCCAGCCGCTCACCGACAGCGTGGCCGCCGTCTCGGTGGGCATCATCGCCGGGGTGCCGATGCTCGACCTGGCGTACACCGAAGACGTACGTGCCGACACCGACATGAACGTCGTCGTCACCGGCCGGGGCAAGTTCATCGAGGTGCAGGGCACCGCCGAGGGCGCCCCATTCGACCGTAGCGAGCTGGACTCCCTGTTGGACCTCGCCCTCGGCGGAGCCATCACGCTCACCGACCTGCAGAAGACCACGCTGGGCCGCTGA
- the rdgB gene encoding RdgB/HAM1 family non-canonical purine NTP pyrophosphatase: MMRVVLATHNAHKVEELRRILAPMLPGLEVLAYDGPEPVENGATFTENALIKARAAAAHTGLPAIADDSGICVDVLGGAPGIFSARWAGPARDSEENLRLLLWQISDMADEHRAGHFTCVAALALPNGDERAVTGEWPGRILHAAAGAGGFGYDPIFQPDGHDVSAAELPAEVKNAQSHRAIAFAALGPVLTELLG; the protein is encoded by the coding sequence CTGATGCGCGTCGTTCTCGCCACCCACAACGCCCACAAGGTCGAGGAGCTGCGCCGGATCCTCGCACCCATGCTCCCGGGCTTGGAAGTTCTGGCCTATGACGGGCCGGAGCCGGTCGAGAATGGTGCCACGTTCACCGAGAACGCGCTGATCAAGGCGCGCGCCGCTGCCGCGCACACCGGGTTGCCGGCCATCGCCGACGACTCGGGCATCTGCGTGGACGTGCTGGGCGGCGCCCCCGGGATCTTCTCCGCGCGCTGGGCAGGCCCCGCCCGGGACTCGGAGGAAAACCTGCGCCTACTCCTCTGGCAGATCAGCGACATGGCCGACGAACACCGTGCAGGGCACTTCACCTGCGTGGCCGCGCTGGCCCTGCCGAACGGCGACGAGCGGGCCGTCACGGGGGAGTGGCCGGGGCGCATCCTGCACGCCGCGGCCGGCGCAGGCGGGTTCGGTTACGATCCGATCTTCCAGCCCGATGGCCACGACGTCTCGGCGGCCGAACTGCCCGCCGAGGTGAAGAATGCCCAGAGCCACCGAGCCATCGCGTTCGCCGCGCTCGGCCCCGTGTTGACGGAGCTTTTGGGCTGA